Proteins encoded by one window of Roseibium sp. Sym1:
- a CDS encoding anthrone oxygenase family protein translates to MKLISAASTLWFALMAGFFFAFSSTVMPGLSLSAPDPGMIAMQEINIAVRNAMFAAGFWVALALAAAGALLSPIRRQPGWPFLFLGCLVYLAGVFAVTAAANVPMNRELATMPAGLAESMAYWSRYQTDWTLFNHVRMAAAFLAAAIVMIPLALSSSVN, encoded by the coding sequence ATGAAACTGATTTCCGCAGCCAGCACGCTCTGGTTTGCATTGATGGCCGGTTTCTTTTTTGCATTTTCCTCAACGGTGATGCCGGGACTGTCGCTGTCCGCCCCGGACCCCGGCATGATCGCCATGCAGGAAATCAACATAGCGGTTCGCAACGCCATGTTTGCGGCCGGATTCTGGGTTGCACTGGCCCTGGCCGCGGCAGGGGCGCTGCTCTCGCCGATCAGGCGCCAGCCCGGCTGGCCGTTTCTGTTTCTCGGCTGCCTGGTCTATCTGGCAGGCGTTTTCGCGGTCACTGCTGCCGCCAACGTTCCGATGAACCGCGAGCTCGCCACCATGCCGGCCGGACTTGCGGAAAGCATGGCCTACTGGAGCCGGTACCAGACGGACTGGACCCTCTTCAATCACGTGCGAATGGCTGCCGCCTTCCTGGCCGCTGCGATCGTCATGATTCCGCTTGCGCTGAGCAGCTCCGTGAACTGA
- a CDS encoding TIGR02444 family protein: MRTLRKDAKIDDFIGKIYFHDSLEHGLVEIQEKYHINVVFLLFVAWLCHHGRGASAREIAMLWRKCAPWCAEVIRPLQAVRRRLASGPAPAPGGDAESLRQSVKASELDAELILLDYLQAELSLSVTGCSLDLRSALRTGFACCAASDPPEDAERVLSAIESAVAGSSSSMS; this comes from the coding sequence ATGAGAACTCTTCGTAAGGACGCTAAAATAGATGATTTTATAGGAAAAATTTATTTTCACGATAGCTTGGAGCATGGTCTGGTTGAAATTCAGGAGAAATACCACATAAACGTTGTGTTTCTGCTCTTCGTGGCCTGGTTGTGTCACCACGGTCGCGGCGCCTCGGCCCGGGAAATCGCAATGCTTTGGCGGAAATGCGCTCCCTGGTGCGCGGAAGTGATCCGGCCCCTGCAGGCCGTGCGGCGGCGCCTTGCCAGTGGCCCGGCACCGGCCCCCGGGGGCGACGCGGAATCCTTACGGCAGTCGGTAAAGGCTTCCGAATTGGACGCCGAGTTGATCCTGCTGGATTATCTTCAGGCCGAACTGAGCTTGTCTGTGACCGGGTGCAGTCTCGATCTGCGGTCGGCGCTTCGCACAGGATTTGCCTGCTGTGCGGCTTCGGACCCGCCGGAAGATGCCGAGCGGGTCTTGAGCGCGATAGAATCGGCCGTCGCCGGTTCCTCCTCCTCCATGTCCTGA
- a CDS encoding response regulator transcription factor, producing MVQVLLVDDDIELADIMREVLANYSIELHAVHTSEEGLKELDTNRYDVVLLDIMLPRVNGLQLCQEIRYSGKPYKDVSIIMVTARTELTDMVVGLETGADDYIKKPFEPRELVARINSVLRRAERSEPRSQASAAAYPANSPGTDSQIQLHLDNNVLTIDPQRAQLLVNGNKLSITSMEFELIAALVEQPCEILSRDHLLERVHGSSVIYTRSIDALIYRLRNKIRDAGSDVDFIRTVRGRGYSLVGRPAGMIT from the coding sequence ATGGTTCAAGTGCTTTTGGTGGATGACGATATCGAATTGGCAGATATCATGCGGGAGGTTCTGGCAAACTACAGCATCGAACTTCACGCGGTACATACATCCGAAGAAGGATTGAAAGAACTCGATACCAATCGCTACGATGTTGTTCTCCTGGATATTATGTTGCCCCGCGTGAACGGCTTACAACTTTGTCAGGAAATTCGCTACAGTGGAAAACCCTACAAGGATGTTTCCATCATCATGGTGACAGCCAGAACCGAACTCACCGATATGGTGGTCGGGCTCGAAACAGGTGCGGATGACTATATCAAGAAACCGTTCGAGCCCCGGGAACTGGTTGCCAGGATCAATTCGGTTCTCCGGCGCGCGGAACGTTCGGAACCTAGATCCCAGGCCAGCGCGGCCGCGTATCCGGCCAATTCGCCGGGAACCGACAGTCAGATCCAGCTTCATCTGGACAACAATGTCCTGACTATCGACCCGCAACGGGCGCAGTTGCTCGTCAACGGCAACAAGCTGTCGATCACGTCCATGGAATTCGAGCTGATCGCCGCCCTTGTCGAACAACCCTGTGAGATCCTCAGCCGTGACCATCTTCTGGAGCGGGTTCACGGGTCGAGCGTCATTTACACGCGCAGCATCGACGCGCTGATCTACAGGCTCCGGAACAAGATCCGGGATGCCGGCTCGGATGTTGATTTCATTCGCACCGTTCGTGGACGCGGCTATTCGCTGGTTGGCCGTCCGGCCGGCATGATCACCTGA
- a CDS encoding UbiD family decarboxylase domain-containing protein yields the protein MVSPPDRAAAGLVEYFRPLVSQHDAGRFFSTGFQQALQKAGGVPLSANRMLIFGRGRPGGWMLPSRRLRALAAAEHENGRSLPVSINIGRPPDTGSCDASREALAKFADELMRICPSSRRLFSSAMKSIWKLTKTSCGL from the coding sequence ATGGTTTCCCCGCCGGATAGGGCGGCCGCCGGCCTTGTCGAATATTTCCGCCCGCTGGTCTCGCAGCACGATGCCGGCCGATTCTTTTCGACGGGATTTCAACAGGCACTGCAGAAGGCGGGTGGTGTGCCTCTGTCCGCGAACCGCATGCTGATCTTCGGCCGCGGGCGGCCCGGCGGGTGGATGCTTCCGAGCCGCCGGCTGCGCGCACTGGCAGCGGCGGAGCACGAGAACGGCCGGTCCTTGCCTGTTTCCATCAATATCGGGCGGCCGCCGGACACCGGCAGCTGCGATGCCTCGCGGGAAGCACTCGCGAAATTCGCCGATGAGCTGATGCGCATTTGCCCTTCATCAAGACGGTTGTTTTCGTCGGCAATGAAGTCCATCTGGAAATTGACGAAGACGTCTTGTGGGCTATGA
- a CDS encoding efflux RND transporter permease subunit yields MRVFAAIEAAVSWILCGIYNHRLKVLPLALLLIAGFIAANLPNIQKDGRVEAFMHKNDPALATYYEMRREFGQDNRLIVSVSAPDVFDTAFLTRFSELHNEIADGVPHVSEIFSPYNIPFIEYENGGVYLEELVRNMLVRGRDPRELRERIVETPLYRNFIISEDGGTVSIVIEPYRYAPDASDCTPDPANGVTCSVSFTPLAERTLLGAPQYAEMTAAAREIVSRYQGEDFIVNIAGAPVVSTEIVRMMERDMPRFTLACLIITVLTMLVLHRSLLIGFGAFVNFLTGILTTLATVSAFGVSVTPPVQLLIPMTLVVGLCTYVHFTAALLKARAQEKTGPAAIRRAVGNSNTPILFTALTTAGGLAGLIASPLAPITDLGLFGLVSVAVSYLLSLFWVTIIFRTLPKRFLDRQQAAPGPVPRLMARIAAMSATRPYHVLAASAVVLAVAVAGIMRLDYSHNSLLWLPESNPARTATEYIDERYHGTVNLEMVVSPKGGRDFRDETILKTVDETARAVYAAVDVPIGRHTSIISFIEETNQAIHDGDPAALRLPGQDEIWDQILLLEGQGIDDMKRYVSMDYSTGRVSFQTPWLEAKRYSELVATIESRFQTALGDTADVEATGLIVLLAQTSKAVLDSMSLSYFIAMVFVTAFMALAFQSSGLGLLSIVPNVAPFVILLGIMGFLGLPLDTFTVLIGGIITGLIVDDTLHFFHALRQKLPEQDDVVEAVRASVHDIGGALFATTLVVMLSFAVFGLSTMSNIQTFGALMVMGSAIALVAEMTVGPAILSLYLKSRQPDRMPVAGYEASDATT; encoded by the coding sequence ATGCGCGTGTTTGCAGCCATCGAAGCCGCGGTCTCCTGGATCCTTTGCGGTATCTACAATCATCGTCTCAAGGTGCTCCCGCTCGCACTTCTTCTGATCGCGGGTTTCATTGCAGCAAACCTGCCGAACATCCAGAAGGACGGGCGCGTGGAAGCCTTCATGCACAAGAACGATCCCGCGCTGGCGACTTATTACGAGATGCGGCGGGAATTCGGGCAAGACAACCGCCTGATTGTTTCCGTATCGGCGCCGGATGTGTTCGATACGGCCTTCCTGACCAGGTTTTCCGAGCTTCACAACGAGATCGCGGACGGTGTGCCGCATGTCTCGGAGATCTTCAGTCCCTACAACATTCCGTTCATCGAGTACGAGAACGGCGGCGTCTATCTGGAGGAGCTCGTTCGCAACATGCTCGTGCGCGGGCGTGACCCGCGGGAGTTGCGCGAACGCATCGTGGAAACGCCGCTCTACCGCAACTTCATCATTTCGGAAGATGGCGGAACGGTTTCCATTGTCATCGAACCCTATCGCTATGCCCCGGATGCCTCCGACTGCACGCCGGATCCGGCGAACGGCGTGACCTGCAGCGTAAGCTTTACGCCACTTGCGGAGCGAACGTTGCTCGGTGCGCCGCAATATGCGGAGATGACGGCCGCAGCCCGGGAGATCGTGTCCCGCTATCAAGGTGAGGATTTCATCGTCAATATCGCCGGCGCTCCCGTGGTCAGCACGGAAATCGTCCGCATGATGGAGCGGGACATGCCGCGCTTTACGCTGGCCTGCCTGATCATCACGGTTCTGACCATGCTGGTTCTGCACCGCAGCCTCCTGATCGGCTTCGGCGCTTTCGTGAATTTTCTGACCGGCATTCTCACGACGCTTGCCACCGTTTCGGCGTTCGGGGTTTCCGTCACGCCGCCTGTGCAGCTGCTCATTCCGATGACGCTGGTTGTCGGCCTGTGTACCTATGTCCATTTCACGGCCGCCTTGCTGAAGGCGCGGGCGCAGGAGAAAACGGGTCCCGCAGCCATCCGGCGCGCCGTCGGGAACAGCAACACGCCGATCCTGTTCACCGCGCTGACGACGGCGGGCGGCCTTGCCGGCCTGATTGCCTCTCCGTTGGCCCCCATCACCGATCTCGGGCTGTTCGGACTGGTGTCCGTAGCGGTGTCCTACCTGTTGTCGCTCTTCTGGGTGACCATCATTTTCCGGACCTTGCCCAAACGCTTTCTGGACCGCCAGCAGGCTGCACCGGGACCGGTGCCGCGATTGATGGCCCGCATCGCGGCAATGAGCGCGACGCGTCCCTATCATGTCCTGGCGGCTTCTGCGGTCGTACTGGCCGTTGCCGTGGCGGGAATCATGCGGCTCGACTATTCCCACAATTCGCTGCTGTGGCTGCCGGAAAGCAACCCCGCGCGCACCGCGACCGAATATATCGACGAGCGCTATCACGGTACTGTCAATCTGGAGATGGTCGTCTCTCCGAAAGGAGGGCGGGATTTCCGGGACGAGACGATCCTGAAGACGGTGGACGAGACCGCGAGAGCGGTCTACGCGGCCGTCGATGTTCCGATCGGGCGCCACACGAGCATCATTTCCTTCATCGAGGAAACCAATCAGGCGATCCATGACGGCGACCCGGCGGCACTCCGCCTTCCCGGTCAGGACGAGATCTGGGATCAGATCCTGCTGCTCGAAGGTCAGGGAATCGACGACATGAAGCGCTATGTCAGCATGGACTACAGCACCGGCCGCGTCTCCTTCCAGACCCCTTGGCTGGAAGCCAAGCGCTACTCGGAATTGGTGGCAACGATCGAATCACGCTTCCAGACCGCACTTGGCGATACGGCGGACGTGGAGGCGACGGGGCTTATCGTTCTGCTTGCACAGACGTCCAAGGCCGTGCTTGACAGCATGTCGCTCAGCTACTTCATCGCCATGGTTTTCGTGACCGCGTTCATGGCGCTTGCATTCCAGTCCTCCGGGCTCGGTCTGCTGAGTATTGTGCCGAATGTCGCGCCTTTCGTGATCCTTCTCGGTATCATGGGTTTTCTGGGATTGCCGCTGGACACATTCACTGTTCTGATCGGCGGCATCATCACCGGCCTGATCGTGGATGACACGCTTCACTTCTTCCACGCCCTGCGCCAGAAATTGCCGGAGCAGGACGATGTTGTCGAAGCCGTGCGCGCGTCCGTCCACGACATTGGCGGGGCGCTGTTTGCGACAACGCTGGTGGTCATGTTGAGTTTCGCGGTGTTCGGATTGTCCACCATGTCGAACATACAGACCTTCGGGGCGCTGATGGTGATGGGCTCCGCAATCGCGCTGGTTGCGGAAATGACGGTCGGGCCAGCAATACTGTCGCTCTATTTGAAATCCCGTCAGCCCGACCGAATGCCGGTTGCGGGTTACGAAGCGTCCGATGCGACGACCTGA
- a CDS encoding outer membrane lipoprotein-sorting protein, with translation MKLLAKSLSMAGALLCLSMSAPVLADDQKPLVEPAVPTSPVLTDCRQVLEGVQNRYNGYDSWRIVHMKITDETGAVKTRRIAAAHKNYGINRRLRSIVFDPPELRDVESYVHDNFVPGLADKVWVWLPSSQKVVDVKSEDLSQRLYGSDLAVGEMLIRQARDYDCKMLGTGVYNGYPVYKVYVNPRNEQEVIRLGLRDGELWADTETFMPMYSSFNADAPNEQRILETLDMRWVNGVFAPARYRVSTIKEGRVISFSDFKTEGEVFNVGLPDAFFELEDMGSAASAFRHFRSEAVTN, from the coding sequence ATGAAACTTCTTGCCAAGTCACTTTCCATGGCGGGCGCTCTGCTTTGCCTTTCCATGTCGGCACCGGTTCTGGCGGATGATCAGAAGCCGCTGGTCGAGCCGGCCGTTCCGACATCACCTGTTCTGACCGATTGCCGCCAGGTGCTTGAGGGTGTCCAGAACCGGTATAACGGCTACGACAGCTGGCGTATCGTCCACATGAAGATCACGGACGAGACCGGTGCCGTGAAAACCCGCAGGATCGCTGCGGCGCACAAGAATTACGGCATCAACCGGCGTTTGCGCTCCATCGTGTTCGATCCGCCTGAATTGCGAGATGTCGAATCCTACGTCCACGACAACTTCGTTCCGGGCCTGGCCGACAAGGTCTGGGTATGGCTGCCCTCCTCCCAGAAAGTCGTTGACGTGAAGTCCGAAGACCTGAGCCAGCGTCTTTACGGATCCGATCTTGCGGTCGGGGAGATGCTGATCCGCCAGGCGCGCGACTATGACTGCAAGATGCTGGGAACAGGCGTCTACAACGGATATCCAGTTTACAAGGTCTACGTGAACCCGCGCAACGAACAGGAGGTCATACGGCTGGGCCTGCGCGACGGTGAGCTGTGGGCGGACACCGAAACCTTCATGCCTATGTATTCCAGCTTCAACGCCGATGCTCCCAACGAGCAGCGCATCCTTGAAACCTTGGACATGCGCTGGGTCAACGGCGTGTTCGCACCGGCGCGTTACCGCGTGTCCACCATCAAGGAAGGCCGCGTGATCTCGTTTTCGGATTTCAAGACCGAAGGCGAAGTGTTCAATGTCGGCCTGCCGGACGCATTTTTCGAGCTGGAAGACATGGGGTCCGCCGCGAGCGCTTTCCGCCACTTCCGCAGTGAAGCCGTTACCAACTGA
- the trpA gene encoding tryptophan synthase subunit alpha — protein MTAMAQLLKRPDPETRSLCPLIMAGDPDLQTTRSLLQACVDLRIGMVELCVPFHRAFTDGPTLQRAHARGLAAGTDLEAVLAVIRDFSHNMDIVLLADCSHTLLPNGFAPVCEKAREAGAAAILPHGLPPRLAPEFISAANGMIPVVGTLYVNSADDVCRKVLAHSSAFIYLVSAYGRSGGQAGPDAGLRLRITDLKLRTRLPIALGFGLKTPANVSDAFSMGCDIAIVGSAVSAAVESGIRTGDPVRPARELMEALNAGVPA, from the coding sequence ATGACCGCCATGGCGCAGCTTCTCAAACGGCCGGACCCCGAAACGCGCAGTCTGTGCCCGCTGATCATGGCTGGTGATCCTGATCTGCAGACAACCCGTTCCCTGCTGCAGGCATGCGTCGATCTGCGCATCGGCATGGTCGAACTCTGCGTCCCCTTTCACAGAGCTTTTACGGATGGTCCGACCTTGCAGCGTGCGCATGCCAGGGGCCTTGCCGCCGGAACGGACCTGGAAGCCGTCCTGGCCGTCATCCGCGATTTCAGCCACAACATGGATATCGTCCTGCTCGCCGACTGTTCGCACACGCTCCTGCCCAACGGCTTTGCACCGGTATGCGAAAAAGCACGCGAGGCTGGTGCCGCCGCTATCCTTCCGCACGGTCTTCCGCCCCGCCTCGCACCGGAATTCATCAGCGCCGCCAACGGAATGATCCCGGTTGTGGGAACCCTCTATGTAAATTCCGCAGACGATGTCTGCCGCAAGGTTCTCGCGCACAGCAGCGCCTTCATCTATCTGGTTTCGGCCTATGGCCGGTCGGGAGGGCAGGCAGGGCCCGACGCCGGCCTTCGCCTGCGGATCACCGACCTCAAGCTGCGGACGCGCCTGCCGATCGCGCTCGGCTTCGGCCTCAAGACCCCCGCCAACGTCTCGGACGCCTTCTCGATGGGCTGCGACATAGCGATCGTCGGAAGCGCGGTATCGGCCGCGGTCGAAAGCGGAATCCGGACCGGCGACCCGGTGCGCCCGGCACGGGAACTCATGGAAGCCCTGAACGCGGGCGTCCCGGCATGA
- a CDS encoding AfsA-related hotdog domain-containing protein, which produces MTALDRRQDPRNHVLRNLATDRRLTAELVVDRQHPFFFDHPLDHVPGLLLLEGATQLAQSDARRPQFVGSVTARFEKYALFNETIDLSADRTEASGRTRYDVALAQDGRTRAHVSVELVDFDRDFAGRCARRAEVHPCPPGPLNKSNPENVLISEPQVTASSVRAHILSASGNCLLTDSICTVHPLFMLECFMQVQRYLNAQHPDPGRMRDILTGVTFSQILPVRDSSLPMTVEGTADFMFSQNGRASRTANIAVCGSTFAHCSILTARTGMRRKSA; this is translated from the coding sequence ATGACGGCTCTCGACCGGCGACAGGACCCGCGCAACCATGTCCTGAGAAACCTTGCCACCGACCGGCGGCTGACGGCCGAACTGGTCGTGGACCGCCAGCATCCGTTTTTCTTCGATCACCCGCTCGACCACGTCCCGGGGCTGCTGCTCCTTGAGGGCGCGACACAGCTCGCGCAGTCGGATGCGCGACGCCCCCAATTCGTCGGTTCCGTCACCGCCCGGTTCGAGAAATACGCCCTGTTCAACGAAACGATTGACCTGAGCGCCGACAGGACAGAGGCGAGCGGCCGCACGCGGTACGACGTCGCGCTGGCCCAAGATGGAAGGACCCGTGCGCATGTCAGCGTGGAACTGGTAGATTTCGACCGCGACTTTGCCGGCAGATGCGCTCGGCGGGCCGAGGTGCACCCCTGTCCGCCGGGTCCCTTGAACAAGTCGAACCCTGAGAATGTCCTGATTTCCGAACCGCAGGTGACGGCCTCCAGTGTCAGGGCGCACATCCTGTCCGCATCCGGAAACTGCCTGCTGACCGACAGCATCTGCACAGTCCACCCGCTGTTCATGCTGGAGTGTTTCATGCAGGTTCAGCGCTACCTCAACGCGCAGCACCCGGATCCTGGCCGCATGCGTGACATCCTCACGGGTGTCACGTTTTCGCAGATCCTGCCCGTTCGGGACAGTTCGCTGCCGATGACGGTCGAGGGCACCGCCGATTTCATGTTTTCCCAAAATGGAAGAGCTTCACGGACAGCGAACATTGCCGTCTGCGGCAGCACCTTCGCGCACTGCAGCATCCTCACCGCCCGGACCGGGATGCGCCGCAAATCCGCCTGA
- a CDS encoding protoporphyrinogen/coproporphyrinogen oxidase: MEPVHIIGAGISGLGAAHYLSRKGIPSVIHEAGHSIGGRAGCIRSGGHAFEVGGKNFSTAWPRFTALLTEFGLNDFEPQHPGFHIVLKNRLIALEKSKTLSGDLRLAARLGLKSALQFRSFLAKARANADRLNYTSGLIEEIERRWDHSTIDNHFTRTLSDGPLRLFSIIMGAAEPDELYPSLLMLFASGFGKGEHRAIRGGIGRLHDCLAQGKSIQFGERVERIVTENGQVAGLELVSQTGQRSRVTATRVLSCAPLHVLKRIVCLPAYARVAADAVRYHPLALINAVYDQDVFRDNIHSIMFDAGSPLGHCSANRLHQPYHVRFTLSGRAARDVLDQDDDALLDLAEAEFSRRLPIRANRTKCLVTRHEGGICGYAPHFSRVKRDLLRGIETIQGLEIAGDYLEGHTMEGCLTSADLAVQRFNLEEPKREAA; the protein is encoded by the coding sequence ATGGAACCTGTACACATTATTGGCGCCGGCATTTCGGGACTTGGCGCGGCCCACTACCTCTCCCGCAAGGGCATTCCATCGGTCATCCACGAGGCCGGACACAGCATTGGCGGCCGCGCCGGCTGCATCCGCAGCGGCGGCCATGCTTTCGAGGTCGGCGGCAAGAATTTCTCAACAGCCTGGCCACGATTTACCGCCCTGTTGACCGAATTCGGCCTGAATGATTTTGAACCGCAGCACCCCGGTTTCCACATTGTCCTGAAAAACAGGCTGATCGCACTGGAAAAGAGCAAGACCCTTTCGGGTGACCTGCGTCTGGCAGCCCGCCTTGGATTGAAATCCGCGCTCCAGTTCAGGAGCTTCCTCGCCAAGGCCCGCGCCAATGCGGACCGGCTCAACTACACGTCCGGCCTGATCGAGGAAATCGAGCGTCGTTGGGATCATTCAACCATCGACAACCACTTCACCCGGACCCTCAGCGACGGTCCGCTCAGACTGTTCTCGATCATCATGGGTGCGGCGGAACCCGATGAACTCTACCCCTCGCTGCTGATGCTGTTTGCCTCGGGTTTCGGCAAAGGCGAGCACCGCGCGATACGCGGCGGCATCGGACGGCTGCACGATTGCCTTGCACAAGGCAAGTCGATCCAGTTCGGCGAGCGGGTCGAACGCATCGTCACGGAAAACGGCCAGGTTGCCGGACTCGAGCTCGTTTCGCAGACCGGGCAGCGCAGCAGGGTCACCGCGACGCGCGTTCTGTCCTGCGCGCCCCTTCACGTCCTGAAACGGATCGTTTGCCTGCCGGCCTATGCCCGTGTCGCGGCGGACGCCGTGCGGTATCATCCCCTGGCTCTGATCAACGCGGTCTACGATCAGGATGTGTTTCGCGACAATATCCACTCGATCATGTTTGACGCCGGTTCGCCGCTTGGACATTGCTCCGCAAACCGGCTGCACCAGCCCTATCACGTCCGCTTCACCCTGTCCGGCCGGGCGGCCCGTGACGTGCTGGACCAGGACGACGACGCCCTGCTCGACCTTGCCGAGGCGGAGTTCTCGCGCCGCCTGCCGATCCGGGCCAACAGGACAAAGTGCCTCGTTACTCGCCACGAGGGCGGAATTTGCGGCTATGCCCCGCATTTCAGCCGGGTGAAGCGGGATCTCCTGAGGGGGATCGAAACGATACAGGGCCTGGAAATCGCCGGCGACTATCTCGAGGGGCACACCATGGAAGGCTGCCTGACATCCGCGGACCTTGCGGTGCAGCGCTTCAACCTGGAAGAACCCAAGCGGGAGGCCGCATGA
- a CDS encoding MFS transporter, with protein sequence MMSAAASGLRAPLILAAGAMTVMSGAAIAPALGELHLALTSGGGKGIDRFVLILPAIVVLFAGPLIGRMSSWISPRIVLCFRLALLAVAGALGGLANSYGWLLVTRGLLGVATAIVLCSATAAIVRFFEGPARGRMMSAQTACNTLSGVVFIVCGGLLATLSWRLAFAIYLLAVPVAILAWRLDWGDVLEAPAKQHGGAGIQDDLPMLGMIVLAMGCFYLLPTQVPFLQGVLAGPAEAALAIAGGTLASAPCAMLAPKLSRLLGRRNMMASGAGAMALGNLLMTLADGPLAATLAAVLVGSGFGLILPLAILVVMGRTGAPDREAKSGWVASAIYCGQVFAVVLATSAASWGNTVPFAISAGILAGGLVVALLAIWVRRLGVNARSQIGD encoded by the coding sequence ATGATGTCCGCCGCGGCTTCCGGGCTGCGCGCACCCTTGATCCTGGCGGCGGGCGCGATGACGGTGATGAGCGGTGCGGCGATCGCCCCGGCTCTTGGCGAACTGCACCTCGCCCTGACGTCTGGAGGCGGAAAGGGGATCGACAGGTTCGTTCTGATCCTGCCGGCGATCGTCGTTCTGTTCGCGGGCCCGCTGATCGGCCGGATGTCCTCCTGGATTTCACCCCGCATCGTTCTGTGCTTCAGGTTGGCGCTGCTTGCGGTTGCCGGCGCCCTGGGTGGCCTGGCGAATTCCTACGGCTGGCTCTTGGTCACGCGCGGCCTGCTCGGCGTGGCGACGGCGATCGTGCTCTGTTCGGCAACCGCCGCCATCGTCCGCTTCTTCGAGGGGCCGGCCAGAGGCCGCATGATGTCCGCGCAGACCGCCTGCAATACGCTCTCCGGGGTGGTTTTCATTGTCTGCGGCGGGCTTCTGGCAACGCTGAGCTGGCGATTGGCCTTCGCGATCTACCTGTTAGCCGTGCCTGTCGCAATTCTTGCCTGGCGCCTGGACTGGGGTGATGTCCTTGAGGCTCCGGCCAAGCAGCATGGCGGCGCCGGAATTCAAGACGATCTGCCGATGCTCGGCATGATCGTGCTCGCAATGGGGTGTTTTTACCTATTGCCCACCCAGGTGCCCTTTCTTCAAGGTGTCCTGGCGGGCCCGGCCGAGGCCGCACTTGCAATTGCCGGCGGAACGCTGGCGAGCGCCCCATGTGCGATGCTGGCCCCGAAACTGTCACGGCTTCTCGGCCGCAGGAACATGATGGCATCCGGCGCTGGTGCCATGGCGCTCGGCAATCTGTTGATGACCCTGGCGGACGGCCCGCTGGCCGCGACGCTGGCGGCCGTTCTTGTCGGCAGCGGGTTTGGCCTGATCCTGCCGCTCGCCATCCTTGTTGTGATGGGCCGGACCGGGGCCCCCGACCGGGAAGCAAAATCGGGCTGGGTTGCGTCGGCAATCTACTGCGGACAGGTCTTTGCGGTTGTCCTCGCCACGAGCGCCGCAAGCTGGGGAAACACCGTCCCCTTCGCGATTTCTGCAGGTATTCTCGCCGGAGGTCTGGTTGTCGCACTGCTCGCGATCTGGGTGCGGCGGCTGGGCGTCAATGCGCGTTCCCAGATCGGTGACTGA
- a CDS encoding anthranilate phosphoribosyltransferase, which translates to MSQDAIAAALVAGQTPGIDAMVDYWRETDGGLRPKQETIAVLAALSAAPFTFERVLAFVRYLDVAYPRIDLPVSHKAVNIVGTGGGPATFNISTTAAFVAAACGATVLKSGSPAYSSRVGSSDVLKALGLGKAHSHDALAEDLETIGIGFADASVYAPLCRRLAVAAMPLPFKMIGRFVNALGPLICPYRTRGAVVGTSSPDLFDIVRRTAAETDRVVLTAHALCGVDELVSVGPVRLAWPGKSEPDLLDPRDLGLPPGRVGMLAGGELEHNAALLQAVLANEGPAEATATVALNAAAVLCIGGEAGTLREGLDLAQEALRSGSALRKLADARDLVQARTGTGRHVA; encoded by the coding sequence ATGTCCCAAGACGCGATTGCTGCCGCGCTTGTCGCCGGCCAAACACCCGGGATCGACGCCATGGTGGACTATTGGCGCGAAACCGATGGGGGGCTGCGGCCGAAACAGGAAACCATTGCCGTTCTTGCCGCGCTCTCGGCCGCCCCGTTCACCTTTGAAAGGGTGCTTGCGTTCGTTCGCTATCTCGACGTGGCCTATCCCCGGATCGACCTGCCGGTGTCGCACAAGGCGGTGAACATCGTTGGCACCGGCGGCGGTCCCGCCACATTCAACATTTCCACGACGGCGGCATTTGTCGCGGCGGCATGCGGGGCTACGGTTCTGAAGTCCGGGTCCCCCGCCTACTCCAGCCGGGTCGGTTCGTCCGACGTTCTGAAGGCGCTGGGGCTCGGCAAGGCGCACTCGCACGATGCTTTGGCGGAAGATCTTGAGACGATCGGGATCGGCTTTGCCGACGCATCGGTCTATGCGCCGCTCTGCCGGAGGCTTGCGGTGGCGGCGATGCCGCTGCCCTTCAAGATGATCGGCCGTTTCGTCAATGCCCTCGGACCGTTGATCTGCCCCTACAGGACGCGGGGAGCCGTGGTGGGAACCTCTTCACCGGATCTTTTCGACATTGTCCGCCGGACAGCGGCGGAGACGGACCGGGTCGTTTTGACGGCGCACGCCCTGTGCGGGGTCGACGAACTCGTGTCGGTCGGACCGGTGCGGCTCGCCTGGCCGGGGAAAAGCGAGCCTGACCTTCTGGACCCGCGAGACCTCGGCCTGCCGCCCGGGCGCGTCGGGATGCTCGCCGGCGGGGAGCTTGAACACAATGCGGCGCTGCTTCAGGCGGTTCTCGCAAACGAAGGCCCCGCGGAAGCGACGGCGACCGTTGCGCTCAATGCGGCTGCGGTTCTTTGCATCGGCGGCGAGGCGGGAACGCTGCGGGAAGGGCTCGATCTGGCGCAGGAAGCCCTCAGAAGTGGATCGGCGCTGCGGAAACTCGCCGACGCACGAGACCTTGTGCAGGCCCGAACCGGAACCGGGAGGCATGTCGCTTGA